A region from the Deltaproteobacteria bacterium genome encodes:
- a CDS encoding quinol:cytochrome C oxidoreductase — protein sequence MKADDRFEFKAKDKRVIFLLILIGILSLVFGFSNEATRTRAWASVLLNNYYFITLSLGAVLFMAIQYAVQAGWSTVLRRVPEAMSTFLPVGALLMLGIYFGIHELYHWAHHGITDPTSPHYDALLAGKAGYLNIKFFLIRMVVFLGIWVLFAKVFRKNSLEEDASGNIQFYRKNFRNSCIFLAFYAITITLASFDWLMSLEPHWFSTIFGVYNFAGMFVNGVVGITLITLFLKGRDYLEKVNEDHLHDLGKLIFAFSIFWAYIWISQLLLIWYSNIPEEVTYYQARWIPHYKGLFFMNLVINFVFPFLVLMRRGSKRDFKTLKLVATILVVGHYLDLYLMIMPGPLGERAVIGLIEVGSFLGYLGLFVLVVFTALSKVKLVPQKVAYLEESLSYHQ from the coding sequence ATGAAAGCTGACGATCGATTTGAGTTTAAGGCCAAAGATAAGCGAGTTATCTTTTTACTCATTCTTATTGGGATTTTGTCGCTCGTGTTTGGATTCAGTAACGAAGCCACTCGCACGAGGGCTTGGGCCAGTGTTTTGCTTAACAATTATTATTTTATTACGTTAAGCTTAGGCGCCGTGCTTTTTATGGCCATTCAGTATGCGGTGCAAGCGGGGTGGTCGACGGTTTTGCGGCGTGTGCCCGAGGCCATGAGCACTTTTTTGCCGGTAGGGGCCCTGCTCATGCTAGGTATTTATTTTGGGATCCACGAGCTCTACCATTGGGCCCATCACGGCATCACCGACCCTACATCTCCCCACTACGATGCTTTATTGGCGGGCAAAGCAGGGTATCTCAATATTAAATTTTTCTTAATTAGGATGGTCGTATTTTTAGGCATTTGGGTTTTATTTGCAAAAGTTTTTCGAAAAAATTCTTTAGAAGAAGATGCCTCCGGCAATATTCAATTTTATCGCAAAAATTTTCGCAACAGTTGTATCTTTTTGGCCTTTTACGCTATTACTATCACACTGGCTAGTTTTGACTGGCTCATGTCTTTAGAACCCCATTGGTTTAGCACCATCTTTGGGGTTTATAATTTTGCCGGTATGTTTGTGAATGGAGTGGTTGGGATTACCCTGATAACTTTATTTTTAAAAGGGCGAGATTATTTAGAAAAGGTTAACGAAGATCATTTGCACGATTTAGGCAAATTGATTTTTGCCTTTAGTATATTTTGGGCCTATATCTGGATTTCGCAATTATTGTTGATTTGGTACTCCAATATTCCAGAAGAAGTTACCTATTATCAAGCTCGTTGGATACCGCATTATAAGGGCCTTTTCTTCATGAATTTGGTCATCAATTTTGTGTTTCCTTTTTTGGTGTTGATGCGCCGTGGTTCTAAGCGTGATTTTAAAACTTTAAAACTAGTTGCCACTATTTTGGTGGTGGGGCATTACTTAGATCTTTATCTTATGATTATGCCGGGGCCGTTGGGTGAAAGGGCCGTCATTGGGTTAATTGAAGTGGGGAGTTTTTTGGGTTATTTGGGACTGTTTGTTTTAGTTGTGTTTACGGCGCTTAGTAAGGTTAAATTAGTTCCGCAGAAAG
- a CDS encoding cytochrome c produces MRKFYTLLLSIMVGLSVGCSGGENWPQWIPIISDMVTSIPYNAYAPNPNTQDGKTLQAPAVGTIPMGFEPHPYQKTPEDAKLAAIELKNPLSLNEENLKRGQQLYAQKCLVCHGPTGKADGPIIGKFPPPPSYASDRVRQLTEGHLYHSITVGVGLMGAYGPMLRPTDRWKLVHYVQHLVTELEKEKGTP; encoded by the coding sequence ATGAGAAAGTTTTATACCCTTTTGTTGAGCATCATGGTTGGTTTAAGTGTGGGTTGTTCCGGTGGGGAAAATTGGCCGCAGTGGATCCCTATTATTTCAGACATGGTAACTTCGATTCCTTATAATGCCTATGCGCCTAATCCCAATACCCAAGACGGCAAAACCTTGCAGGCCCCAGCCGTGGGGACAATACCGATGGGTTTCGAACCACATCCTTATCAAAAAACCCCTGAAGATGCGAAGCTTGCAGCGATTGAATTAAAAAACCCCCTGTCTTTGAATGAAGAAAATTTAAAACGAGGCCAACAATTGTATGCCCAAAAATGCTTGGTATGCCATGGCCCAACCGGCAAGGCCGATGGCCCGATTATTGGCAAGTTTCCGCCACCGCCTTCTTATGCCAGTGACCGAGTTCGCCAATTGACCGAAGGTCATCTTTACCACTCCATTACAGTGGGGGTTGGGTTGATGGGTGCCTATGGGCCAATGCTAAGGCCTACGGATCGATGGAAATTAGTGCACTATGTGCAACATTTGGTGACAGAATTGGAAAAAGAAAAGGGTACGCCATGA
- a CDS encoding DUF3341 domain-containing protein produces the protein MISVPVKKVLLGIFDSEKALLTAAKNFREKGIKFFDIYTPYPVHGLDQAMGLAPSRLPQFTFAAGALGLLFSILLQGYVNLISWPMNIGGKPNNAWPAFVPVCFELTVLFGGVLTFLAFLARCKLFPGKRPVVSVSRLTDDRFVMVFVADEKDFKLEEMVSLLKQNGAMEIMENEVPA, from the coding sequence ATGATTAGTGTACCTGTTAAAAAAGTTTTGTTAGGCATCTTTGATTCAGAAAAGGCTTTGCTGACGGCAGCCAAAAACTTTCGTGAAAAAGGGATTAAATTTTTCGACATTTACACACCGTACCCCGTTCACGGCTTAGACCAAGCCATGGGTTTAGCACCGTCGCGTCTGCCACAGTTTACCTTTGCCGCAGGTGCTTTGGGTCTGTTGTTCTCTATTCTTCTGCAAGGTTATGTTAACCTTATCAGTTGGCCCATGAACATCGGTGGCAAGCCCAACAATGCTTGGCCGGCATTTGTTCCGGTTTGTTTTGAACTAACGGTTTTGTTCGGTGGCGTGTTGACCTTTTTGGCTTTTTTAGCCCGCTGCAAATTATTTCCTGGGAAACGCCCTGTGGTCAGCGTGTCTCGGTTAACCGATGATCGATTTGTGATGGTTTTTGTCGCCGATGAGAAAGATTTTAAGCTAGAAGAAATGGTTTCGTTATTAAAACAAAACGGCGCTATGGAAATCATGGAAAATGAGGTTCCGGCATGA
- the nrfD gene encoding polysulfide reductase NrfD produces MEVSPLREQLIEGNKTFHDITEEICRPVLGKPTKAWWAIFLVAASALGLGVVCIGYQIAVGIGTWGLNRTIGWAFDITNFVFWVGIGHAGTLISAILLLFRQKWRTSINRSAEAMTIFAVMCAGLFPFIHMGRPWLAFFVFPYPNQRGSLWVNFRSPLLWDVFAIGTYFTISLVFWYVGLIPDIASVRDRAKGKIRKFIYGLLSLGWDGSNRTWLRYESLCLVLAGLSTPLVLSVHSVVSFDFATSVIPGWHTTIFPPYFVAGAIFSGFAMVLTLLIITRKALNIEHYITINHLEAMCKVIILTGSMVGLAYGTEFFIAWYSGNEYERFAFINRATGNYAWAYWTMVSCNVIFPQLFWIKAVRRNVPAMFVLSIIVNIGMWFERFVIIMISLSKDFLPSSWANYSPTFIEVGTLIGSFGLFFTCFILFARVLPVVAMAEVKAVLGFGRKSVQGGAHD; encoded by the coding sequence ATGGAAGTTTCACCTTTAAGAGAACAATTGATCGAAGGGAACAAAACCTTCCACGATATCACCGAAGAGATTTGTAGACCGGTGTTGGGTAAACCCACCAAGGCTTGGTGGGCAATCTTTTTGGTGGCGGCCTCGGCCTTGGGTTTGGGCGTGGTTTGCATTGGCTACCAAATCGCCGTGGGTATTGGCACTTGGGGTTTGAATCGCACCATTGGTTGGGCCTTTGATATTACCAACTTTGTGTTTTGGGTTGGTATTGGTCACGCGGGCACACTCATTTCGGCCATTTTATTGCTCTTTCGTCAAAAATGGAGAACCTCGATCAATCGATCGGCTGAGGCCATGACGATTTTTGCCGTTATGTGTGCGGGTTTATTCCCCTTCATTCATATGGGGCGACCATGGTTGGCATTTTTTGTCTTTCCTTATCCTAACCAACGGGGTTCGTTATGGGTTAATTTTCGATCCCCTTTATTGTGGGATGTTTTTGCCATCGGTACTTATTTTACCATTTCGCTCGTCTTTTGGTATGTGGGGCTTATCCCCGACATTGCCTCAGTTCGCGACCGCGCCAAAGGCAAAATTCGCAAATTTATTTACGGTTTGTTGTCGCTGGGTTGGGATGGTTCTAATCGCACGTGGTTGCGTTACGAAAGTTTATGTTTAGTTTTGGCCGGATTGTCAACTCCACTGGTGCTGTCGGTTCACTCGGTGGTGAGCTTTGACTTTGCAACTTCCGTTATTCCCGGCTGGCACACGACGATCTTTCCACCTTATTTTGTGGCGGGCGCCATTTTTTCTGGTTTTGCCATGGTGTTGACCCTTTTAATCATCACCCGTAAGGCGCTTAATATCGAGCATTACATTACTATCAATCACCTAGAAGCCATGTGTAAGGTCATTATTTTGACCGGTTCAATGGTTGGTTTAGCCTACGGCACGGAATTCTTTATTGCTTGGTATAGTGGCAATGAATATGAGCGCTTTGCCTTTATCAACCGCGCCACGGGCAATTATGCGTGGGCTTATTGGACCATGGTTTCTTGTAATGTTATCTTTCCTCAACTTTTTTGGATCAAGGCTGTGCGGCGTAATGTGCCAGCCATGTTTGTGCTTTCTATCATTGTTAATATTGGGATGTGGTTTGAGCGTTTTGTAATTATTATGATCTCGCTTAGCAAAGATTTTTTGCCTTCGAGTTGGGCCAACTATTCGCCAACCTTTATTGAGGTGGGCACGTTGATTGGTAGTTTTGGTTTATTCTTTACTTGTTTTATTTTGTTTGCCCGAGTGTTGCCCGTGGTGGCCATGGCCGAAGTAAAGGCGGTCTTGGGTTTTGGGCGTAAGTCGGTGCAAGGAGGCGCACATGATTAG
- a CDS encoding TAT-variant-translocated molybdopterin oxidoreductase — protein sequence MSSTFSKKYWQSLEEKQQEPKFIETSQHEFAEEIPVEEFLGEKAASLPLDRRDFLKLAGFSFSVAGLAACSNMPVERAIPYLIQPEDVIPGVPNYYASTSNCPCACAIVVKTREGRPIKLEGNPASSINGQGLCAVGQAQVLGLYDSSRLKGPIFEGKPTDWETLDNKVRTALIVAVGEKKKIRILTQSIVSPSTKKVIEKFANKYPQTEHVVVDAISYSAIFKANGLSFGRQVIPHYQLGQAKVIVSIGADFLGTWLSPVEFSRNYAANRKLNQPNAGMSFHAQLEANLSLSGSNADLRVPVAASEYGKVLLDLYEALKGSESKNSSVKPEMIHQLSEKLLANKGSSLVLCGSNDIQDQIVTNAINSLLGNYGKTIDLDHPSFQRQGDEAKFATLLEEMQKEEVGVLILYGVNPLYSSPHAQAFSEGLKNVTLAVISLDPYFNETSYQVAAIAPDHHQLESWGDAEPVQGYYSLVQPTISPLFNTRAAQDSLLKWMGELQTYDVFLKNAWREGPYLRQSTHLNFEKFWQETLKQGVLEVAVSSASAYAFRGNLEEAASKIKARHTNAEKMELVLYEKIAIRDGANANNPWLQELPDPISKITWDNYVCLAPVLAKKLGYENEDLVKIRLGDQALELPVYIQPGQQENTVAVALGYGRSQAGSVGNGVGKNLFPWLNLVEGQWVTYAQGLSLTKVGRKYPLALTQTHSSLHGRPIIKEASFEEFQKNPAAGNEERAHLLSLYPARQDSNQDQKVGHAWGMVIDLNACTGCGACVIACQAENNVAVVGKDEVRRRREMHWIRIDRYYSDSEDNPSVVHQPMTCQHCGNAPCETVCPVIATNHTSDGLNAQVYNRCVGTRYCANNCPYKVRHFNWFRYFDNDKFPYNQQDALGKMVLNPDVVVRSRGVMEKCSMCIQRIQAGKLDAKLAGLPLQDGQIKTACQQSCPTDAIVFGDINDHQSKVSRFKTSQRDYVVLEEVGTKPVVSYLTKIRNKA from the coding sequence ATGAGTTCAACATTTTCGAAAAAATATTGGCAGAGTTTGGAAGAAAAGCAGCAAGAGCCAAAATTTATTGAGACTAGTCAACATGAGTTTGCTGAAGAGATTCCGGTAGAAGAATTTTTGGGTGAGAAGGCGGCTTCCCTTCCTTTGGATCGGCGTGATTTTCTCAAATTAGCCGGGTTTAGTTTTTCAGTCGCAGGCTTGGCGGCTTGTTCTAACATGCCTGTCGAAAGGGCGATTCCTTATTTAATCCAGCCCGAAGATGTTATTCCCGGGGTTCCTAATTATTATGCTTCGACTTCGAATTGTCCTTGCGCTTGTGCGATCGTGGTCAAAACTCGTGAAGGGCGCCCCATTAAACTCGAAGGAAACCCCGCTTCTTCTATCAATGGGCAAGGGCTATGTGCGGTAGGGCAGGCTCAAGTGCTTGGGTTGTATGATTCAAGTCGACTTAAAGGGCCTATTTTTGAGGGTAAGCCTACGGATTGGGAGACATTGGATAATAAAGTTCGGACGGCCCTTATTGTAGCTGTGGGTGAAAAGAAAAAAATTAGAATTCTTACCCAATCGATTGTGAGCCCTTCTACTAAAAAGGTGATTGAGAAATTTGCGAATAAATATCCTCAAACTGAACATGTCGTGGTGGATGCCATTTCTTATTCGGCTATCTTTAAGGCCAATGGTTTGAGTTTTGGTAGGCAGGTCATTCCTCATTACCAATTAGGTCAAGCCAAAGTAATTGTTTCTATTGGGGCTGATTTTCTAGGCACTTGGCTTTCTCCAGTGGAATTTTCCAGAAATTATGCGGCCAATCGAAAACTCAATCAACCTAATGCAGGTATGTCCTTCCATGCTCAACTCGAGGCGAACCTATCCCTTTCGGGGTCTAATGCTGACCTTCGTGTTCCAGTAGCAGCCTCTGAATATGGGAAAGTTTTGTTGGATTTATATGAGGCTCTTAAAGGCTCTGAATCAAAAAATTCCTCAGTTAAACCAGAAATGATTCATCAATTATCTGAAAAATTATTAGCTAATAAGGGGTCGAGTTTAGTTTTATGTGGTTCCAATGATATTCAAGACCAAATTGTCACGAATGCCATCAATAGTTTGTTGGGTAATTATGGTAAGACCATCGATTTGGATCACCCTTCTTTCCAACGACAAGGGGATGAGGCTAAATTCGCAACTCTATTAGAAGAAATGCAAAAAGAAGAAGTAGGGGTGTTGATTCTTTATGGAGTCAATCCTCTCTATTCCTCTCCTCACGCCCAAGCATTTTCGGAAGGATTGAAGAACGTTACTTTGGCCGTTATCTCTTTAGATCCTTACTTTAATGAAACCTCTTATCAGGTTGCAGCCATTGCCCCCGATCATCATCAATTAGAATCCTGGGGTGATGCCGAACCTGTGCAAGGTTATTACAGCCTCGTTCAACCCACGATTAGTCCCTTGTTTAATACCCGCGCCGCGCAAGATAGTCTTTTAAAATGGATGGGTGAATTGCAAACTTACGATGTCTTTCTTAAAAATGCTTGGCGAGAGGGGCCTTACCTTAGGCAATCTACCCATTTGAATTTTGAAAAATTTTGGCAAGAAACTTTGAAGCAAGGGGTGCTGGAAGTTGCTGTTTCTAGCGCTTCTGCCTATGCTTTCCGTGGTAATTTAGAAGAAGCGGCAAGTAAAATTAAAGCTCGTCATACGAATGCAGAAAAAATGGAATTGGTTCTCTATGAAAAGATTGCGATTCGCGATGGTGCCAATGCTAATAATCCTTGGTTACAAGAATTGCCGGATCCAATTTCTAAAATCACTTGGGATAATTATGTTTGTTTAGCGCCTGTGCTTGCTAAAAAATTGGGCTATGAAAATGAAGATTTGGTAAAAATTCGACTGGGTGATCAGGCCTTAGAATTGCCAGTTTATATTCAGCCGGGTCAGCAAGAAAATACGGTGGCCGTGGCCTTGGGTTATGGCCGGTCGCAAGCAGGTTCGGTGGGCAATGGGGTAGGTAAAAATCTTTTTCCATGGTTAAATTTAGTGGAGGGGCAGTGGGTGACTTATGCCCAGGGGCTAAGCCTTACCAAAGTGGGCAGAAAATATCCTTTAGCCCTAACTCAAACTCACAGCTCTCTGCATGGCAGACCTATTATTAAAGAGGCTAGCTTTGAAGAATTTCAAAAAAATCCAGCGGCAGGCAATGAAGAACGTGCTCATTTACTTTCGCTTTATCCGGCTCGCCAAGATTCGAACCAAGATCAAAAAGTGGGGCATGCTTGGGGCATGGTGATTGATCTCAATGCTTGCACCGGTTGTGGGGCCTGTGTGATTGCGTGTCAGGCCGAGAACAACGTTGCGGTAGTTGGAAAAGATGAAGTACGGCGTCGTCGTGAAATGCATTGGATCCGTATTGACCGCTATTACAGTGATTCTGAAGATAACCCCAGCGTAGTTCATCAACCCATGACCTGCCAACATTGTGGTAATGCCCCCTGTGAAACGGTGTGCCCGGTTATTGCAACGAATCACACGAGTGATGGACTCAATGCGCAAGTTTATAATCGCTGTGTGGGGACTCGTTATTGTGCCAACAACTGCCCTTACAAAGTGCGGCATTTTAATTGGTTTCGTTATTTTGATAACGATAAATTCCCTTATAATCAGCAAGACGCCTTGGGGAAAATGGTGCTCAATCCTGACGTGGTGGTGCGTTCTCGTGGGGTGATGGAAAAATGCAGTATGTGCATTCAACGCATCCAAGCCGGTAAACTCGATGCAAAATTGGCAGGGCTGCCTTTGCAAGATGGGCAAATCAAAACCGCGTGTCAACAATCTTGTCCAACCGATGCGATTGTGTTTGGTGATATTAATGATCATCAATCTAAGGTTTCTCGTTTCAAAACGAGCCAGCGCGATTATGTGGTGTTGGAAGAAGTAGGTACCAAGCCGGTGGTGAGTTATTTAACGAAGATTCGCAATAAAGCTTAA